In one window of Helianthus annuus cultivar XRQ/B chromosome 17, HanXRQr2.0-SUNRISE, whole genome shotgun sequence DNA:
- the LOC110921185 gene encoding FT-interacting protein 3 — protein sequence MSNLKLGVEVHSAHGLMAKDGQGSASPFVELQFDRQKFRTTVKEKDLNPYWNETFYFNISDPNNLSNLTLDAFVYNRTEGNDSKSFMGKVHINGTSFVVYSDAVVFHYPLEKRSIFSHVKGELGLKVFITDNPIVGSSDPFPRMDTPSSDAFPQMNSSRSRKKSKDSRKTFHHLPNSNFVQQPQFPPQQPYVAAMNPPQGPQQPPAYEVENMRNRVQSQSQSQYRSQPNIVRMYSGSSSQPMEYAIKETSPNLGGGQVIRGRVVSGRNQRASTHDLVEPMQYLFVRVVKAQDLPRMDLTGSLDPYVEVRVGNYKGITPHFSKTSSPEWNTVFAFSRERMQTTILDIVVKDKDVIKDDFVGIVRVNLHDVPKRVPPDSPLAPEWYRLESEKGDKTKGELMLAVWIGTQADEAFPDAFLVDQATSSVDSSLISSYTRSKVYHSPRLWYVRVNVIEVQDLVWAEKNRFPNVYVKAQISNHVSRTRPVTARNANALWNEDLMFVAAEPFEDHLILTIEDRIGTNKEETLGKVFIPLNSVDRRADDRPIIPRWVMLQDPSDKDVDEKMKKSDKFATRLQLRVCLDGGYHVLDESTQYSSDLRPSAKQLWKPSVGILELGILNASALHPMKTREGAGVTDAYCVAKYGHKWVRTRTVINSLAPRFNEQYTWEVYDPATVLSVGVFDNSQLEKDSDLQDMRIGKIRIRISTLETGRVYTHSYPLLVLHPSGVKKMGELHLAIRFSSASMLNMMYMYSKPLLPKMHYVRPLSVVQLDMLRHQAVVTVAARLSRAEPPLRKEIVEYMTDAKSHLWSMRRTKANYYRLISVFSGVLAVSKWFREVCLWKNPITTVLVHILLVMLVSLPELILPTAFIYMFFIGLWNYWFRPQYPPHMNIRLSHADAVQPDELDEEFDLLPSSRSPDIVRHRYDRLRSLAGRIQSMLGDIASQGERLQGLLSWRDPRATLIFMVFCLVAAFVVYATPFQVLVALTGFYVMRHPRFRNRYPSASFNFFRRLPARADIML from the coding sequence ATGAGCAACCTAAAGCTAGGAGTTGAGGTCCATAGCGCCCATGGGCTTATGGCGAAAGACGGGCAGGGTTCGGCTAGCCCGTTTGTCGAGCTTCAGTTTGATCGCCAAAAGTTCCGAACCACTGTCAAAGAAAAGGATCTCAACCCGTATTGGAATGAAACTTTTTATTTCAATATTTCTGACCCGAATAACCTGTCGAACCTTACGCTTGACGCGTTTGTGTACAACAGAACTGAAGGGAATGACTCGAAGTCGTTCATGGGTAAGGTTCATATCAATGGAACATCGTTTGTCGTGTACTCGGATGCTGTTGTTTTTCATTACCCGTTGGAGAAACGAAGCATTTTTTCACATGTGAAAGGCGAGTTGGGCCTTAAAGTGTTCATCACGGATAACCCGATAGTTGGATCCTCGGATCCATTTCCGAGGATGGATACTCCTTCCTCAGATGCATTTCCTCAAATGAATTCTTCCCGTAGTCGAAAAAAGTCGAAAGATTCTCGAAAAACGTTTCATCATTTGCCAAACTCGAACTTTGTCCAGCAGCCTCAGTTTCCTCCACAGCAGCCGTATGTGGCGGCTATGAACCCACCACAAGGCCCGCAACAACCGCCTGCATATGAAGTTGAGAACATGAGAAACCGAgttcaaagtcaaagtcaaagtcaatatCGAAGTCAACCAAATATTGTCCGGATGTACTCCGGATCTTCATCACAACCTATGGAGTATGCTATCAAAGAAACAAGCCCGAATCTTGGAGGTGGTCAGGTGATCCGGGGTCGGGTTGTGAGCGGTCGAAATCAACGGGCCAGCACTCATGACCTTGTTGAACCGATGCAGTACCTATTCGTTAGGGTCGTGAAAGCACAAGACCTCCCGCGTATGGACCTCACAGGAAGTCTCGACCCGTATGTTGAAGTGCGGGTCGGGAACTATAAAGGAATCACACCACACTTTTCAAAAACATCTAGCCCGGAATGGAACACGGTTTTCGCGTTCTCTCGAGAAAGAATGCAAACGACGATATTAGACATCGTGGTTAAAGATAAAGACGTGATCAAAGACGACTTTGTTGGGATTGTTCGTGTGAATCTTCACGATGTTCCAAAACGGGTCCCACCCGATAGCCCGTTAGCTCCAGAATGGTACCGGCTAGAGAGCGAAAAGGGTGACAAGACGAAAGGTGAACTCATGCTTGCGGTTTGGATCGGGACACAAGCCGATGAAGCCTTTCCTGATGCTTTCCTTGTAGACCAAGCAACGAGTAGTGTCGATAGCTCGCTTATTTCGAGCTACACTCGATCAAAAGTCTACCATTCACCTAGACTTTGGTACGTTCGTGTTAATGTTATTGAGGTACAAGATCTCGTTTGGGCTGAAAAAAACCGATTCCCGAATGTATATGTGAAAGCACAGATTAGTAACCACGTATCGAGAACAAGACCGGTTACCGCACGAAATGCAAATGCATTATGGAATGAAGATCTGATGTTTGTAGCTGCTGAGCCGTTTGAAGATCATCTGATACTTACTATTGAAGACCGAATCGGGACCAATAAAGAAGAGACATTAGGGAAGGTGTTTATACCATTAAATAGTGTCGATAGACGGGCCGACGATCGGCCCATTATTCCCCGATGGGTCATGCTTCAAGACCCGAGTGATAAAGATGTTGATGAGAAGATGAAGAAGAGCGATAAATTTGCTACTCGGCTCCAACTTCGGGTTTGTCTTGATGGTGGGTATCACGTGCTCGATGAGTCGACTCAGTACAGTAGCGATCTCCGACCGTCAGCAAAACAGCTGTGGAAGCCATCGGTCGGGATATTGGAACTCGGTATCTTAAATGCTAGTGCTCTACATCCTATGAAAACCCGAGAAGGTGCGGGAGTGACAGATGCATATTGTGTCGCTAAATACGGTCACAAATGGGTTCGAACAAGAACCGTTATTAACAGTTTGGCTCCAAGATTCAACGAGCAGTACACTTGGGAAGTTTACGACCCGGCAACAGTTCTAAGCGTCGGTGTTTTTGATAACTCTCAGCTCGAGAAAGACTCCGATTTGCAAGATATGAGAATCGGAAAAATCCGAATCAGAATCTCGACACTTGAAACGGGTCGGGTTTATACACATTCATACCCGTTATTGGTTCTTCACCCGTCGGGTGTTAAGAAAATGGGCGAACTACATTTGGCGATACGTTTTTCCAGTGCTTCAATGCTGAATATGATGTATATGTACTCGAAACCCCTCCTACCGAAAATGCATTACGTGAGGCCCTTATCGGTGGTTCAGCTAGACATGCTCCGCCACCAGGCGGTTGTGACCGTTGCAGCTCGACTCAGTCGAGCCGAACCGCCGCTAAGGAAAGAAATAGTTGAGTATATGACTGATGCAAAATCGCATCTATGGAGTATGAGACGAACTAAGGCTAATTACTACAGGCTAATTTCGGTTTTCAGCGGGGTTTTGGCGGTGAGTAAATGGTTTCGGGAAGTTTGTTTATGGAAAAATCCCATTACAACCGTGCTTGTTCATATCCTGCTCGTGATGCTCGTGTCTTTACCGGAACTTATTCTGCCAACGGCTTTTATCTACATGTTCTTTATCGGACTCTGGAACTACTGGTTTAGACCACAGTACCCTCCTCATATGAACATCCGATTATCACACGCTGATGCAGTTCAACCCGATGAGTTGGACGAGGAATTCGACTTGTTACCGTCATCTCGGAGCCCAGATATTGTTCGGCACCGGTATGACCGGTTACGAAGTCTTGCCGGTCGAATCCAGTCGATGCTTGGCGATATAGCAAGCCAAGGCGAACGGCTACAGGGACTTCTCAGCTGGCGGGACCCACGTGCTACACTTATATTCATGGTGTTCTGTCTTGTGGCTGCGTTTGTGGTATACGCTACGCCTTTTCAGGTGCTCGTGGCACTGACTGGATTTTATGTCATGAGACATCCAAGGTTCCGGAATAGGTATCCCTCTGCGTCATTTAACTTCTTTCGAAGGCTTCCAGCGCGTGCAGACATCATGTTGTGA
- the LOC118488905 gene encoding uncharacterized protein LOC118488905, with translation MRNSFIILSSSLKLKRLRKIQTSNNRTSKHNLGRKSSGSPSVVILSEEPKPGPSKQRADLGPTQRELVYDEADVLSTSNGKRHGKGKTSNVRDISRSGHKRKRDVTGSSKSGNMLKTKKNKGSDEKEKGRAGKAKVERKKPEKVQKARKRAKKDEFPGIRTRSAPLQFYKCVRALTEQQRDAVREMGFGRMLTFSVDGLPAKLGYFVVDNFNPDKMTICTPAGDIKVNRKVINKLLGIPTGGQKFSSIGKLPILSEAITEWRARYPGPMVPPTKMVKMIDDSDGEDSFDFRMDFLMCFVAVLVDCHKQSCLREEILEYLDEEMDFATIDWCDLVVEKLRTCKDTWNRQDPQSFFVGPLAILMLLYVDSVECTGMEVDSAVCPLAFWNLKRLRERERLEILAGGFGTGRFKGLTRPRNYNVEQWATKEERLTILRQLIYVTKKNKVKIEGMLDSLLVESPEDEEVQELKSTFDSLFEKKDSEREDNDDAVDLASHKINSVLDDLRNDEKNHINEGENAGDGIDDDLSDGSPIMSLYRKSLVRQNKKISKSRLKAVGSSVIDFDDQEADVQMQSFANDGVEDPDEQIVDGGKSVEVRRSARLENLKHVRETEEMFVTPKRRKRSMQIGGQGTESDKERAECTGELETVMSPRVRRSPRLNLLKGASETKAIFVTPSCQKSKTKILRGETDGGDESGLIKTKKQLEEIELRVSELGINTTEVGEGDKSVNDAGNSSREECSVGGDEKNKGAGGVYENDAEEVHKPLGLMRAIMRIKAGEVHGAHDYRGPDSQFVTRAERRVETDNKVAAKPNDEQNTNLKADDVKKDEIYEARFVCDQRMDKMVEMEDKDSKHDEQSGKEDPKNEIEVKNAPSDGRKEESGGMVFSAADGAVDDKDKHGVPDGEDNGAVDETDRVLNSAEGKTEHDGMRATIINMQGCTSAVVDSIVSGDGSEMAHDVDAKGKAVEEVPFAENDDNGPEPGFDERNLDGPNWSLGMTQIGAQVDVSHEIGCTSGKMEDIPRTETKPVGDVEATADLSMVIMVDPVSSYDPAIAIHKGQTGLGSCGSDMYEVEDNIPLANRVRMLAELGAQKRKLPFREKVVAEPNRSPYYIRTVDMGQPITKKETNLWDYIHADESPMHLLSGFCRRKRAMEANMREQGSSSVADVDSPIHMSVELLFRSPTHVQASRSMFKSLNVGNEVSDGIIDCWAEVLNFQEKRKSRGAYSRQFFGTKVVFPWMLTTDEGGVEARMHKFRLGIKGAVNRVDCVPDFRNEDIVFFPILEHKHFYLVVFELRDPGIYVIDNDKARQGQLIEDSVYYLHKDTAYKIKDMFVQYLREVGNPRADDIEYCNIQRMPVPWATTANTTDCGIFLMRHMECYMGKNQSFNCGFGTSGARKMAEVRKLRKRYAAHILCSEVNVLLPKIKEECRIE, from the exons ATGAGGAACTCGTTCATAATATTGTCATCGTCTTTGAAGCTGAAACGTTTACGGAAGATTCAGACTTCAAACAACAG GACTTCGAAACACAATTTAGGGCGAAAAAGTTCTGGTAGCCCTAGCGTGGTGATTTTATCGGAGGAACCCAAGCCCGGTCCTTCCAAACAACGAGCTGACCTTGGTCCAACGCAACGGGAGCTAG TATACGATGAAGCCGATGTTCTGTCAACAAGCAATGGGAAGAGACACGGAAAAG GGAAGACAAGCAATGTCAGGGATATTTCAAGGAGTGGACATAAAAGAAAACGTG ACGTGACGGGTTCATCGAAGAGCGGAAACATGTTGAAGACCAAAAAGAACAAGGGTTCTGATGAAAAAGAGAAAGGTAGAGCAGGGAAAGCTAAGGTAGAACGTAAGAAACCGGAAAAGGTTCAGAAAGCCCGCAAGCGCGCAAAAAAGGATGAATTTCCAGGAATAAGGACAAGATCTGCACCGTTGCAGTTTTATAAGTGTGTACGGGCATTGACAGAACAACAGCGTGATGCAGTCAGGGAAATGGGCTTTGGACGGATGCTAACTTTCAGCGTTGATGGTTTGCCGGCGAAGTTAGGTTATTTTGTTGTGGACAATTTCAATCCCGATAAAATGACCATATGTACGCCTGCCGGTGATATCAAGGTGAACAGGAAAGTGATCAACAAGTTGTTAGGGATTCCGACTGGTGGGCAAAAGTTTAGTTCTATTGGTAAGCTGCCGATTCTCAGCGAGGCCATCACGGAATGGAGGGCGAGATACCCGGGGCCAATGGTGCCGCCGACAAAGATGGTGAAAATGATTGATGATTCCGATGGCGAAGACAGTTTTGATTTCAGGATGgatttcttaatgtgttttgtgGCAGTGCTGGTGGATTGTCATAAACAAAGTTGTTTACGGGAAGAAATATTGGAGTATCTGGATGAAGAGATGGATTTTGCAACAATAGACTGGTGTGACCTTGTTGTGGAAAAGCTCAGAACTTGCAAGGATACATGGAATCGGCAGGACCCACAGAGTTTCTTTGTTGGTCCTCTAGCGATTCTGATG TTGTTGTACGTTGATAGCGTTGAGTGCACGGGTATGGAGGTTGACAGTGCGGTCTGTCCTTTAGCCTTTTGGaacttgaaaagattgagagagagagaaaggcttGAAATCCTTGCGGGTGGTTTTGGAACAGGACGGTTTAAAGGATTAACACGTCCCAGAAACTATAACGTCGAACAATGGGCAACTAAAGAG GAGAGGTTGACGATATTACGACAGTTAATATACGTGACAAAGAAGAACAAAGTCAAAATAGAGGGTATGTTAGATTCGCTGTTGGTGGAAAGCCCTGAAGACGAAGAAGTACAAGAGTTGAAGTCAACGTTTGATAGTTTGTTTGAGAAGAAAGATAGTGAAAGGGAGGATAACGATGATGCGGTAGATTTAGCGTCACACAAGATCAATTCGGTCTTGGACGATTTGAGAAATGATGAAAAGAATCACATCAATGAAGGAGAGAACGCTG GGGATGGCATAGATGATGATCTTTCGGATGGGTCACCAATAATGAGCTTGTACAGGAAGTCGCTTGTCCGCCAAAACAAAAAAATAAGTAAAAGTAGGCTGAAAGCAGTAGGATCTTCAGTGATAGACTTCGATGACCAAGAAG CTGATGTTCAAATGCAATCATTCGCAAATGATGGTGTTGAAGACCCTGATGAACAGATTGTAGATGGTGGAAAGTCGGTTGAGGTGCGGAGATCAGCACGACTTGAGAACTTAAAACATGTAAGGGAAACAGAAGAAATGTTTGTCACGCCAAAAAGGAGAAAGAGAAGTATGCAGATTGGTGGACAAGGCACGGAAAGTGACAAAGAAAGAG CAGAGTGTACCGGAGAGCTGGAAACAGTTATGTCGCCGCGGGTAAGGAGGTCTCCCCGTCTGAATCTGTTGAAGGGTGCTTCGGAAACAAAAGCCATCTTTGTGACCCCGAGTTGCCAGAAGTCGAAAACAAAGATTCTCCGTGGAGAAACGGATGGTGGTGACGAGTCAG GGTTAATCAAGACGAAGAAACAGTTGGAAGAGATAGAACTGAGGGTTAGTGAACTTGGGATAAATACAACTGAAGTCGGGGAAGGTGATAAGAGTGTTAATGATGCTGGTAATTCAAGTCGCGAGGAATGTAGTGTTGGTGGGGACGAAAAAAATAAAGGCGCAGGAGGGGTGTATGAAAATGATGCCGAAGAAGTGCATAAACCGCTGGGTTTAATGCGTGCAATAATGCGTATTAAAGCAGGAGAAGTGCACGGGGCACATG ATTACCGGGGTCCGGACTCGCAGTTTGTTACACGTGCTGAGCGTAGAGTGGAAACAGACAATAAAGTGGCTGCGAAGCCCAATGATGAACAGAACACTAATCTTAAAGCGGATGACGTCAAAAAGGATGAGATTTACGAAGCAAGGTTTGTTTGTGATCAAAGAATGGACAAAATGGTCGAGATGGAGGACAAGGATagtaaacatgatgaacagagtGGGAAGGAAG ATCCTAAAAACGAGATTGAAGTTAAGAACGCACCGTCAGATGGAAGAAAGGAAGAGAGTGGTGGCATGGTTTTTTCAGCTGCGGACGGGGCTGTTGATGATAAGGACAAACACGGTGTGCCGGATGGCGAAGACAATGGGGCTGTTGATGAGACTGACCGTGTTTTAAACA GTGCAGAAGGTAAGACGGAGCATGATGGGATGCGTGCGACTATTATAAACATGCAAGGGTGCACTAGCGCGGTGGTTGATTCAATAGTTTCGGGCGACGGGAGTGAGATGGCACATGATGTCGATGCAAAAGGGAAAGCGGTTGAAGAGGTCCCTTTTGCAGAGAATGACG ACAATGGGCCTGAGCCCGGTTTTGATGAACGAAATTTAGATGGCCCGAATTGGAGCCTTGGGATGACACAAATTGGGGCTCAAGTGGACGTGTCACACGAAATTG GTTGCACAAGTGGGAAGATGGAGGACATCCCCCGGACAGAAACCAAACCTGTTG GCGATGTGGAGGCTACCGCAGACTTGAGCATGGTTATAATGGTAGACCCAGTTAGCTCCTATGACCCGGCCATTGCAATCCACAAGGGTCAAACTGGGCTGGGATCTTGTGGTAGTGATATGTATGAGGTGGAGGACAATATTCCGCTTGCTAACCGTGTGCGCATGTTGGCTGAGTTGGGGGCACAAAAAAGGAAACTCCCCTTCCGAGAGAAGGTGGTAGCGGAGCCAAACAGATCACCTTACTATATAAGGACTGTTGACATGGGCCAACCAATTACAAAGAAGGAGACAAATCTGTGGGACTACATACACGCCGATGAAAGCCCAATGCACCTTTTAAGTGGATTTTGTCGTAGGAAGCGGGCAATGGAGGCAAACAT GAGGGAACAGGGTTCTTCGTCAGTGGCTGATGTAGATAGTCCGATACATATGTCTGT GGAGTTGCTGTTCAGAAGCCCTACCCACGTACAAGCATCTCGGTCTATGTTCAAGAGTTTAAATGTTGGCAATGAGGTCTCGGATGGCATTATTGACTGTTGGGCGGAGGTGCTGAACTTCCAGGAGAAAAGAAAATCACGGGGGGCTTACAGTAGACAATTTTTTGGGACTAAAGTTGTG TTTCCATGGATGCTGACAACTGACGAAGGCGGGGTAGAGGCGCGGATGCACAAGTTTCGGCTTGGGATAAAGGGTGCGGTAAACAGAGTTGATTGCGTTCCTGATTTCCGAAATGAAGACATTGTTTTCTTCCCTATATTGGAGCACAAACACTTTTACTTGGTAGTGTTTGAGTTACGCGACCCCGGGATTTATGTCATTGATAATGACAAAGCCCGTCAAGGTCAGTTGATAGAAGACAGCGTCTACTACCTACACAAGGACACAGCGTATAAGATT AAAGATATGTTTGTGCAATATCTGCGGGAGGTTGGGAATCCACGAGCCGATGACATAGAGTACTGCAACATCCAGCGTATGCCGGTTCCTTGGGCAACAACCGCAAACACAACTGATTGTGGGATCTTCTTGATGCGGCACATGGAGTGCTATATGGGGAAAAACCAAAGTTTTAACTGTGGGTTCGGCACGAGTGGGGCGAGGAAGATGGCGGAGGTGAGAAAGTTGAGAAAGAGGTATGCGGCGCACATATTATGTTCGGAGGTGAATGTGCTGCTGCCAAAAATCAAGGAAGAATGCCGAATAGAGTAA
- the LOC110925851 gene encoding protein FAR1-RELATED SEQUENCE 5-like: MEAMTVAVSGSSHGPSMFEESPRGQLDGPSNPYFVFDTPQGTRYWIPNVADKFIPVCGKTYPTFQDVLSMYELYALEAGFSVKKGQTKVWNGIPTHKYLRCSKYGKPQPKRTFDTLDESSVKHRRTTFSWCDCKASILVSISNDSYTVLTFNDIHNHELVESYNRDLSKISRKLSFSTKQFIHNMSLNRIGPMRSYRCLVALKGGHHNVNGTPVDFKNFSHQLRIFIGERDAQVFLERLRERYDNLPNFFFDYTVSNGKLSSVFWADEISKLNYKAFGDVLAFDATYSTNRYKMVFVPFTGVDHHFQCVTFGAGLISTESIESYVWLLKAFLKAHGTQPTLVLSDQDPSMLQAVPMVFTESRHRLCMWHIMKKLPSKISADVLDNTDLRSCIHRLVWNVYIKPETFESRWNDLLQTFGLQEHSWLNDMYNMRHLWVPAYFRELPMCCLMKTTSRCESSNAAFKVNSTSANTLVQFMMCFENRVDSQRYRQRVSEFKTSSTMFSGNTELAIEQHAFAIYTNAVFAQVQKEIIKGKFLCYITNQSETSDSSLLIDVTHLDKRNNITNVYQVTYNNVDQSANCSCRNFTRIGYLCRHVFCVYRLKNVERIPPQYINDRWRRDALPKHVFSISSRYGVNPHAPSIMRNEILDLVTECVDVARTDEDALAKLVDQLRDFKINVLSRQPLATTENESNEAQMEEIVGQPINIPVEVANPEVARNKGCGTHTRISGPGEKAKAKPPKRPKQLRLCKRCGLYVDDHDSRNCLKVAAMKAAKAAAEQLRQTATGD; the protein is encoded by the exons ATGGAAGCCATGACTGTAGCTGTTTCTGGATCATCTCATGGTCCTTCTATGTTTGAGGAATCACCACGCGGCCAGTTAGACG GTCCTTCGAACCCATACTTTGTTTTTGATACCCCTCAGGGAACCCGTTACTGGATTCCTAATGTTGCTGATAAGTTCATACCGGTGTGTGGCAAAACATATCCAACCTTTCAGGATGTTCTTTCCATGTATGAACTCTATGCGCTCGAAGCagggttttctgtaaaaaaagGTCAAACTAAAGTCTGGAATGGAATTCCCACACACAAGTATCTCCGATGCTCAAAATATGGGAAACCCCAACCAAAGCGGACTTTTGACACCCTAGATGAATCTTCTGTTAAGCACCGGAGGACCACCTTCTCATGGTGTGACTGTAAGGCAAGCATACTAGTATCGATATCGAACGATTCATACACAGTCCTAACTTTCAATGATATTCATAATCATGAACTTGTTGAGAGTTACAACCGTGATCTTAGTAAGATATCACGGAAACTGTCATTCTCCACGAAACAATTCATTCATAACATGAGTCTAAACCGCATTGGACCAATGAGGTCTTATAGATGCCTTGTAGCTTTAAAAGGAGGGCATCACAATGTCAATGGGACACCGGTCGATTTTAAAAACTTTAGCCACCAGCTGCGAATTTTTATTGGTGAACGCGACGCACAAGTTTTCCTAGAACGCTTGCGTGAGCGTTATGACAACCTACCCAACTTCTTTTTTGATTACACCGTATCAAACGGAAAGTTGTCCTCTGTATTCTGGGCTGATGAGATTTCAAAGCTTAACTACAAAGCTTTTGGCGATGTCCTAGCGTTTGATGCAACTTACAGCACAAACAG GTACAAGATGGTTTTTGTGCCATTCACGGGTGTGGATCATCATTTCCAATGTGTTACATTTGGAGCTGGTTTGATATCAACTGAGTCAATTGAATCTTACGTGTGGTTGCTTAAGGCTTTCTTGAAGGCACACGGTACTCAACCAACTCTCGTGCTGAGTGATCAAGACCCATCCATGCTACAAGCTGTTCCTATGGTCTTTACAGAATCACGTCACCGTCTATGCATGTGGCATATAATGAAAAAACTACCATCCAAG ATCTCAGCCGACGTGCTCGATAACACTGATCTTCGGTCCTGCATTCATCGGTTGGTTTGGAATGTTTATATCAAACCTGAAACGTTTGAGTCCCGCTGGAATGACCTCCTACAAACATTTGGGCTTCAAGAGCACAGCTGGTTAAACGACATGTACAACATGAGACATCTCTGGGTTCCAGCCTACTTTAGAGAACTGCCCATGtgttgcttgatgaagaccaCCTCCCGATGCGAAAGCTCTAATGCGGCCTTCAAGGTTAACTCAACAAGCGCAAACACGCTTGTACAATTTATGATGTGCTTTGAAAATAGGGTAGACAGCCAACGATATCGTCAACGTGTTTCGGAGTTCAAAACCTCTTCTACCATGTTCTCTGGCAATACTGAGTTAGCGATAGAGCAACACGCGTTCGCCATTTACACAAACGCTGTTTTCGCCCAAGTGCAAAAAGAAATAATTAAAGGTAAGTTTTTATGCTACATCACAAACCAAAGCGAGACGAGCGATTCCAGTCTTCTGATAGACGTCACTCATTTGGATAAAAGGAACAACATCACAAATGTCTATCag GTTACGTACAACAATGTCGATCAATCGGCCAATTGCTCATGCAGGAATTTCACACGTATCGGGTATCTGTGTCGCCATGTCTTTTGTGTCTATCGCTTGAAAAATGTTGAAAGGATTCCACCACAATACATAAACGACAGGTGGCGCCGAGATGCCCTCCCCAAACATGTTTTTTCAATTTCCAGTCGATACGGAGTCAACCCACACGCACCGTCCATTATGCGGAATGAAATCCTCGACCTCGTTACTGAATGCGTAGATGTTGCTAGAACCGATGAGGACGCGTTGGCAAAACTGGTTGACCAACTCAGGGATTTCAAGATCAATGTTCTTTCCAGGCAACCGTTGGCAACaactgaaaatgaatcaaatgagGCTCAAATGGAAGAAATAGTTGGGCAACCAATCAACATTCCAGTCGAAGTTGCTAATCCAGAAGTTGCACGCAATAAAGGATGTGGTACTCATACTCGCATTTCTGGGCCCGGTGAGAAGGCCAAAGCAAAACCACCAAAACGTCCAAAGCAGCTTCGCTTATGCAAGCGTTGTGGTCTGTATGTCGACGACCACGACTCACGCAACTGCCTTAAGGTGGCTGCAATGAAAGCAGCAAAGGCAGCTGCTGAACAACTAAGGCAGACTGCCACTGGCGACTGA